A window from Drosophila nasuta strain 15112-1781.00 chromosome 3, ASM2355853v1, whole genome shotgun sequence encodes these proteins:
- the LOC132791166 gene encoding fibrinogen-like protein 1 has translation MGRIKINVILVIILKLFLVGTTTGEETCENDREIEKLCGGHTYKSVKPLLDYFKQVRNELDQSEIKEKHISEINADLMKKYHEIVGIHEKLMKEAFQLDEYKNKIIRKENDLQLCQSKVDKLESEINSQQTTINKLTLNANFLASYDECKKELSDKSNNLEICEVQLKKLNSSVIEKDEKISGYSATIQNITENQKTISLKLEESQAMLFKKDKDIEICHAEIIKLNRTSDNNNIPSSCLPFGKHPGVHEIKVSGVCSVDVLCDSQLAGPGWIVIQQRINGKENFDRDWATYRKGFGSLNSDFFLGLEKMHRLTSLQQYELYIHLVALNGSIFYARYDDFKISDEDHGYALSLGKFKGNIFDAMRKSDNMKFSTFNRDNDASSGNCAVRYNNGWWYKDCCHCNLNGLYGQYLYWYVNILKEAKMLIRPKEDKNK, from the exons ATTTTAGTAATAATCCTCAAACTATTCTTGGTGGGCACAACAACAGGAGAAGAG ACATGCGAGAACGACCGAGAAATAGAAAAACTGTGCGGGGGTCATACCTATAAAAGTGTGAAGCCTTTGCTAGACTACTTTAAACAAGTTCGTAATGAGTTAGACCAAAGTGAAATTAAGGAAAAGCATATAAGTGAAATAAATGCTGATCTTATGAAGAAGTATCATGAAATTGTAGGAATTCATGAAAAGCTCATGAAGGAGGCATTTCAATTAGatgagtataaaaacaaaataataagaaaagaaaacgatttgcaattgtgtcaaagtAAAGTTGATAAATTAGAATCTGAGATTAATTCACAACAAACaactataaacaaattaacacttaatgcaaattttcttGCGAGTTATGATGAGTGTAAAAAAGAATTATCAGATAAATCCAACAATTTGGAAATATGTGAggttcaattaaaaaaactgaATTCTAGTGTTATTGAAAAAGATGAGAAAATTTCTGGATACTCTGCAACAATTCAAAACATCACAGAAAATCAGAAAACAATTAGTTTGAAATTAGAAGAGAGTCAAGCCATGTTATTTAAGAAAGATAAAGACATTGAAATATGCCATgcagaaattattaaattaaataggacatcagataataataatattcctTCAAGTTGTCTCCCTTTCGGAAAACATCCTGGTGTGCATGAAATTAAAGTTTCTGGTGTTTGTTCCGTCGATGTTCTATGCGATAGTCAGTTAGCTGGGCCTGGTTGGATAGTAATACAGCAGCGAATTAatggaaaagaaaactttgacAGGGATTGGGCCACATATCGTAAAGGTTTTGGTTCATTGAACAGTGACTTTTTCCTAGGATTAGAAAAGATGCATCGACTAACGAGTCTGCAGCAATACGAACTCTACATTCATTTGGTTGCTTTAAATGGCAGCATCTTCTACGCTCGATATGATGACTTCAAAATATCTGATGAAGACCATGGATACGCACTAAGCTTGGGTAAATTCAAGGGAAATATTTTCGATGCGATGAGAAAGAGCGATAACATGAAATTCTCAACATTCAATCGGGATAATGACGCTTCTTCTGGTAATTGTGCAGTTAGGTATAATAATGGCTGGTGGTACAAGGATTGTTGTCATtg TAACTTAAATGGATTATACGGTCAGTATCTATATTGGTATGTAAATATACTCAAAGAAGCTAAGATGCTTATTCGTCCCAAAGAAGACAAAAATAAGTGA